The nucleotide sequence TTTTTGTTCCCGTCATCCAAATGGGGCTAACAAAGGGAAACATTCGCTGTATCAAGGAAGCGAAAAATCGCATTACACGTGTAAATATTGCGGAACAAATGCTTCCAGTATTGCGGGTTTAACAGGAGGTTTTTGTGTTCGTCATCCAAGCGGAGCAAACAAAGGACATCACTCTCCAGCTTTATGATGAACGATACATTTACAGCCATTGATTTTGAAACCGCGCAAGGCAAGCGTTGGAGCATTTGTCAAATAGGTTTGGTGCGTGTGGAAAATGGAATTATTAAAAACAAAATTTCTATTTTGGTTCAACCGCCAACAAATTATTATTGGGATAGGTTTATTGATATTCACGGAATAACGCCCGAACAAACGGCAAATGCGCCAACCTTCGATAAAATTTGGGAACAAGTAAAACCATTTATCGAAAACCAACACGTAGTTGCTCACAATGGTTTTGCTTTTGATTTCCATTGCTTGAAACAAACCTTAGCTTATTATGACTTGGCTGAACCGAAGTTTAAGGGACATTGCACGTACCGAATTTTCGGAAATAATTTGGCTGACTTATGTGAAAAGTATAAAATTCCTTTGAATCATCACGATGCTTTAAGCGATGCAATGGCTTGTGCGAAACT is from Bacteroidia bacterium and encodes:
- a CDS encoding 3'-5' exonuclease — protein: MMNDTFTAIDFETAQGKRWSICQIGLVRVENGIIKNKISILVQPPTNYYWDRFIDIHGITPEQTANAPTFDKIWEQVKPFIENQHVVAHNGFAFDFHCLKQTLAYYDLAEPKFKGHCTYRIFGNNLADLCEKYKIPLNHHDALSDAMACAKLFKLHLEEDCVGLK